Below is a window of Salvelinus sp. IW2-2015 linkage group LG11, ASM291031v2, whole genome shotgun sequence DNA.
GGATAGGATGAGAGACCGYCAGGATGTGCTTGGTTAGACCATGGGGATCCCCTCCCTAGGTGGAGAGACACTGTGGTCCTGGGAGGGAAGGGAATTGTGGACACTGGACAGAATGTGCCTGCTAATAGTGACTGGCCATGGGGAATGGGTTAGGGTTGGACAGGTTGTGCCTGGTTAGGCCAGGGGGATCCAGGGGGATACCCTGCCTTGGTGTGTGTTCTCGAGGGGGAAGGCTCTGTCTGTACCCTCACTCGCCCCACCATGAGTCATGCAGCTCACGTGCAAACACTGTCTGAGCAAAGtgagccacacaaacacacacaacacacacatcacacacacagggtgGGCACTCGCCTTATTTCCCAGGACCTCCACCTATTCATTTGATCCCGAACATTTCCTCTTATTTAAATGTCTCTGTCGTTTTAGTGACCCACCTCAGAGACAGGCTATATTGACTTGGGGTCTTGGGACCAAGACTAACTGCCTCACTTTTTCATTGGTGGCATACGTTCAGCAACCACCCTTTAATACAGTTTACTGCATATGATTTGTTAATGTACAGCATTTGAATTGGTCTTTGCAGTTAGTAAGTGtaactgtacgtgtgtgtgtgtcatgtttttgaaaatgtgtgtttcctgtgctGCAGGGGGGCGTTCTCGGAGGTGGTGCTAGCGGAGGAAAAGGGGACCCAGAGGCTGGTAGCCATCAAGTGCATCCCAAAGAAGGCTCTGGAGGGCAAGGAGAACAACATTGAGAATGAGATCGCTGTGCTGCACAGGTCAGTAACATAGAGAATGAGATCACTGTGCTGCACAGGTCAGTAACATAGAGAATGAGATCACTGTGCTGCACAGGTCAGTAGTCAGTGAACATCGAGAATGAGATCGCTGCCTGCACAGTCCAGTAAACGAGAAATTGTGAATCGCTGCTGCTGCCACAGATCAAGACAACACAAATGCAGCGCCactgcaccacaccacacacgatAACACACCAATATCCTTAATACATACCAGTTGTTCCCCATCATCAGTCACTTGAAATGTGACTTAATAGTTCCTTGTGGTCAGGAACGAGCTGAGGGATCATAAACACACAGGTCTATCAATGTAACAAGACTGAAAGCATGAGTATTGAATTGCTCATCGTTGGTATTGTGACAGCCAGAGCCAGCTTGATGTAAAGCATAGTATTGGTTAAGTATATGCGATTTTAGTATTGGAGGTCAATGGAGAAAGGGGGCACTTGGCTGGATTCATGTTTCATGGTATGATCACTGCTACTAGTTTCAGCTAATTATACAGTACGAATGCACGTACGCTAAGTATGCCTATGTATAGCATGGTGGGGGTATTATGATTacggacacacacgcacgcacgcgcacacacacacacacgacacacacaaacacacacacacccacactcacactcacacacatttcaACATGCACGCATGCGCACAAATACAATACACACAACTCCATGACATGAGCATCCTACACAAGGGACCTGAATTAGGGCTCAGCAGAGGAGAGGGCTGATCTGTTTTCTTACTCGCTTGGAGAGGTCCGGATGTTAGAATTGTAACACTAACTCTTGTGCAATGGTAATGGAATCNNNNNNNNNNNNNNNNNNNNNNNNNNNNNNNNNNNNNNNNNNNNNNNNNNNNNNNNNNNNNNNNNNNNNNNNNNNNNNNNNNNNNNNNNNNNNNNNNNNNNATGGTGTCATATGGTATAGCATGGTATGGTGTCATATGGTATAGCATGGTATGGTGTATTATGGTATAGCATGGTATGGTGTATTATGGTATGGTATCTATGTGTCAGTAGAAACAGTGGGTTGTTCACCAGAAATGTCAGGAGTAAKGAAGATAGCTCTATTTTTAGTGTCCTTGTTGCCAGGGTAACATCACACAGAAGTGGAGgaagattgtgtgtgtggagttccTTTCAGCAGTGTgatgaaggaagagaaagaggagagagagcaagagagaaggagaaagagagagagacagcaagagagagaggggtttgtgATAAGGGAGGAGTAAACAGAGCGTGATACAAAGAAATACTCATAGACAGACACTGACTCGGATCCCAACACACGTAtactttctccttcctcctctctcctttctagcAAGAACACACAGTGTCACATATCACCTACATAACTGCTTATAACAACAGAGCAATGTCCTGCTTCAGCCTCGATTGTCTCTTTCTTGGCTTGTGTATTACCAGTGCTGTTTTTGCCAGTGTATTTCCCTCAGTCACTGTAGAACTCCCTCTAACTGGCTAGTTTCTCTCTCATCAGTGGTGCAGAATGAGGACATGGACACTGGTGTTCAARCAATGTCAGCAGATGGCCCCATATTCTGGCTAGAGATTATGAAACACTCATCTATGTCAGACCAGTGTTTGATGTTGTGAGAAAACAACTGGCCCTACGATATGACTAGTTCTGTATTGATTGGATCCCGTATAGAGCTCTTTCATTGAGCATTACcctaatgtttttgtttgtggcGCTCCTATACACTCTTACACACAGCAATGGTGCCACCTGGCGATCATATGACAGTATTGCGAGTGAGACACCGTGGGGCATAGCACTGCTGGAAAACATTGGGCATAGCACTGCTGGAAAACATTGGGCATAGCACTGCTGGAAAACATTGGGCATAGCACTGCTGGAAAAACTTGAACTTAAACACCATTTCCAATAACAGTATAACCATTGGTTAATAAACCATCAGAAAAACAATTTGGGCTATAGCACTGCTGGAAAACATTGGGGCATAGCACTGTTGGAAAACATTGGCATAGCACAGCTGCGAAAACATTGGGCATGCAACGTCGCTGGTAAAACATTGGGCATAGCATGCTGGAAACATTGGGCATAGCACTGCTGGAAAACATTGGGCATAGCACTGCTGGAAAACATTGGGCATAGCACTGTTGGAAAACATTGGGCATAGCACTGTTGGAAAACATTGGGCATAGCACTGCTGGAAAACATTGGGCATAGCACTGTTGGAAAACATTGGGCATAGCACTGCTGGAAAACATTGGGCATAGCACTGCTGCATTAGCAGTAGGTTCTTGTTCATGTTGTCAGGGCTGGCATTGTACTCATAACAATATCCCTGTATTTCTGtcttactcactttttgtcttttCAGAATCAAGCACACCAACATTGTTTCACTGGAGGACATCTTTGAGAGTACATCCCACCTGTATCTGGTCATGCAGCTGTgagtctcctctttcttctctttcttctctttctttctttctttctttctttctttctttctttctttctttctttctttctttctttctttctttctttctttctttctttctttctttctttctctctggtaATGTTGCATTAAACATGTTTCTTATTCAGTGTTCTGTTAGGAATACTGTAGGTCATAAATCGGGGACAGATTGGGGGATTGGTTTGGAGTATGAGTTCAatacatgtgggtgtgtgtaaagCCTCTCCCTTTAATGTTTCTCCTTTGTGTCTCGATCAGGGTGTCTGGAGGGGAGCTGTTTGACCGCATCGTAGAGAAGGGtttctacacagagagagacgccAGCCAACTCATCCACCAGATCCTGGACGCTGTCAAATACCTCCATGACTTGGGCATCGTACACAGGGACCTAAAGGTACTCCAACTcttcacatacaaacacacacgcacggacacacacgcacgcacgcgcacacacacacacacacacacgcacacgcacacacacaaacacacacacactcacactcacactcacacacatttacacatgcacgcatgcgcacaaatacatacacacatctcCATGACATGAGCATCCTACACAAGGGACCTGAAATTAGGGCTCAGCAGAGGGGAGAGGGCTGATCTGTTTTCTTACTCCTTGGAGAGTCAGTATGTTAGAACTTGTACACTACTCTTGTGCAATGGTAATGGATCCTGTAGAAATAGATACAGAGATGCATTAGATGCTGTCCATTAGATTAgtactcaaacaaaataaccactCCCGTTACGCGTTMTCTTGCATTGCCACACATCCATGTCTCGTGTTCACCAAAGTGAGAAATCTGGAAATCGAGGTTAATTTACATCCCAGGCTGTATGGAGGTACCAATGTGCTGCCTCAACAGCTTGTCTTGCCAATTCTTTCTTACCAGAATCATTAAGGTTTCTGTGAGAAAAGCTTCACGTAAACCAAGTTGTATAAattttttccctcctctctttctcccatcttttctctttctcccctcctctttttctgcctctctccttctttttttgttctctctctttttccccttttctctctctccctctctctctcactcttcctgtctctatctttttctctctctctctctctctctttctctctttctctctctttctctccctgcctctcggTAGCCAGAGAATCTGTTGTATTACAGTATGGACGAGGACTCTAAGATAATGATCAGTGACTTTGGCCTGTCTAAGATCGAGGACACGGGCAGTGTCATGTCTACTGCCTGTGGGACCCCAGGATACGtgggtaaggtgtgtgtgtgtgtccgtgggtgtgtgtgcgggatctctctcactaccccctcactctctccctgatCCACTTACAACCTCCTCTGAAGCATGCTATTATATTGGAGTGCTATTGTGTCATCTGTTAGTGCTTGAAAAGCACacactctcaattcaattcaaaggggaaacatatgttaacattgccaaagcaagtgaaatctctatttctctctttctctatctccctttctttctcgctctctctctccctttctctctccccctctctatctctctctctgtttgatgtTGCCCACTCGAGCTCTGACTGAGAGGGTAAAACAAGAACTTCAATGGGCTCTgtctcagtcactctctctccctctgtctcagtcactctctccctctctgtcgccATCTCTGTCTTTCGCCCGCTCCCACTCTGTCTCTTTCagtgtccctctctccccctttgtcTTTCTCAgtgctcctgtctctctctccaactctgtctttctcattctcactctctccttcttctgACTTCGCTGTTTCATGTTATTGGCAGCTCCTGAGGTGTTGGCTCAGAAACCGTACAGCAAAGCAGTAGACTGCTGGTCCATCGGAGTCATCTCCTATATTCTGTAAGTCATCTGCTTAGTACTCTAACACAAATACAGTCCCTCATACTCTGTATACTGGTGCCTGTGCATTTAAACATCTGTTATATTCATGGGTTGCACCTCAGTCACTCGGTCGCGTCGttgccattgttatgaacgttctACATAGCGCCGTAACCATAATGATGACCGACTGATGATTGATGCCCAGTCATTCTGAGCGGGGGCTGATGACGGTACAATGGCTTGGAAATACGATGACAGTGCTAAAGAAGGCAAATCAtttgtaggaaacaactttgccatcattatgatgccgtcaaatatacagtggggcaaaaaagtatttagtcagccaccaattgtgcaagttctcccacttaaaaagatgagagaggccctgTAACCTTCTCATCACTAGCGCTACATTCAAACTATGACAGGacaaaaatgagaaaagaaatccagaaaatcacattgtcagatttttatgaatttatttgcaattatggtggaaaataagtatttggtcaataacaaaagttctcAAATACTGTTGCtattaccctttgttggcaatgacagaggtcaaacgttttctgtaagtcttcacaaggttttcacacactgttgctggtatttggcccattctccaatgcagatctcct
It encodes the following:
- the LOC111970318 gene encoding calcium/calmodulin-dependent protein kinase type 1-like isoform X1, with protein sequence MPLGDLEDRNGWKKKTSDIKENYDFKEVLGTGAFSEVVLAEEKGTQRLVAIKCIPKKALEGKENNIENEIAVLHRIKHTNIVSLEDIFESTSHLYLVMQLVSGGELFDRIVEKGFYTERDASQLIHQILDAVKYLHDLGIVHRDLKPENLLYYSMDEDSKIMISDFGLSKIEDTGSVMSTACGTPGYVAPEVLAQKPYSKAVDCWSIGVISYILLCGYPPFYDENDAKLFEQILKAEYEFDSPYWDDISDSAKDFICHLMEKDFMKRYTTDTALQHPWICGDTALDKNIHESVSAQIKKNFAKSKWKQAFNATAVVRHMRRLQLGTSLESPSQITPTSPCHAHALLLQEEDKEEEGPGIEEEESCK